The Corynebacterium sphenisci DSM 44792 genome includes the window ATGAGGCACATCCACCAGCCGTTGTAGTCCACGTCGATGCGCCGGTGCAGGTCCCGGGAGTCGATCTCCTCCCCGGCGGGGTTGCGCCCGTGGCGCCCGCGGTCGCGCAGCGGGTGCGCGTGGAAGTCGTGGTCGTAGTGCACATGCGGGGCGGAGGTCCACATGAACTCGCCGCGGTCGACGACCTCGCCCATGGAGTGCAGGTGGGAGCGCTCCTGCAGGTTGAGCATCTGCCCGCCGACGAGCATCGGGGCGCCGGCGTAGCGGGCCACCGCCAGGGCGCGCAGCACCGAGTCCGGCTCGATGGCGATGTCGTCGTCCATGTACAGGATGTAGGGGCTGCCGGTGGCCCGCGCCGGATCCGAGTCGGGCCCGCCGAGGGCCTCGTACATGATCCGGGAGTAGCCGCCGGAGCCGCCCAGGTTGCCCTGGGGCAGCACCCGCAGCCGATCCCCGAAGCGGCCGGCGACCTCCGGCCAGTCCGGTTCATCGGCGGGGTGCCGGTCGCCCTGGTCGGGCATCAGCACCGCGTCGATCACCGCGTCGACCTCCGGGTCGGAGGACAGCGCGGCCAGCGCGGCGACCGCGTCCGCGGGCCGGTTGAAGGTGGGGATGCCCACGGTGACCCGGGCCGGCGGGGCCGGCCGCAGGCTGCCGTCGGGGTGCCGCTGCGGCCCCGGCGGGGCCGGGGCGTGCCAGGCCGCGGCGTGCAGGGTCACCTCGGTGTCGCAGGTGAGGTCGAACCAGATCCAGCCGCCGTCCTCGAAGGCGTCGAGGGGCACCTCGATCTCGGTGACCCCGTCGCCGACCACCCGGCCGGTGACCGCGATCCGGGCCCCGTCGGTCTTGGAGCGGTACAGGTCCACCCGGGCGGTGCCGCTGAGCTCCAGGCGCAGCAGCACCGAGCGCAGCGGGGTCCAGCGCCGCCAGTAGCTCGCCGGGAAGGCGTTGAAGTAGGTCTCGAAGCCCACCTCGGCGCCCTCCGGCAGCACTGCGGAGGTCCGGGAGGTCGCCCGCACCCGGCCGCGGCCGGGCTCGGGTTCGAGCAGGTAGAGCGAGCGCACGTCGGCCGGCTCCCCCGGTGCGGGCAGCAGGATCCGCTGCAGCCGGGTCTCGCCGGCGGGGCTGGCTTCGGGTTCGACTGCCATGCGGCCGCCTTCCATCGTCGTGGGTCCTCCCCGGATCCTAGTGGCCGCGATCCTGGCGCAGCGGCCTGCCCTCGGTGAAGTGCGGGGTGAGCAGGTTCTCGTGCATGGTCAGCGCCGAGGCGATGGCCATGTGCATGTCCAGGTACTGGTAGGTGCCCAGCCGGCCGCCGAAGAGCACCCCGTTGTCCCGGGCCTCGGCGGCGGCGCGCTCCCGGTAGCGGGCGAGCATCGCCCGGTCCTCCGGGGTGTTGATCGGGTAGTAGGGCTCGTCGCCGGGCCCGGCGAAGCGGGAGAACTCGCGCATGATCACGGTCTTGTCCCGCGGGTAGGAGCGCCGCTCCGGGTGGAAGTGCCGGAACTCGTGGATCCGGGTCCACGGCACGTCGGCGTCGTTGTAGTTCATCACCGGGGTGCCCTGGAAGTCGCCGGTGTCGAGCACCTCGGTCTCGAAGTCGAGGGTGCGCCAGCCCAGCCGGCCCTCGGCGTAGTCGAAGTAGCGGTCCAGCGGCCCGGTGTACACCACCGGCGCCCCCGGGTTGGCCGCGCGCAGCTCCTCGCGGACCTCGAACCAGTCGGTGTCCAGCACCACGTCGATGAGCTCGTGATCGGCCATGTTGGCCAGCCACGCGGCGTAGCCGTCGACGGGCAGGCCCTCGAAGTCGTCGGTGAAGTAGCGGTTGTCGAAGTCGTAGCGCACCGGCAGCCGGGTGATGTTGCCGGCGGGCAGGTTGCGCGGGTCGGTCTGCCACTGCTTGGCGGTGTAGTCGCGGATGAAGGCCTCGTAGAGGGGCCGGCCGATGAGCGCGATCGCCTTCTCCTCGAGGTTGGCGGCGTCCTCGACGGCGATTTCGCCGGCCTGCTCGGCGATGAGGGCGCGGGCCTCGTCCGGGGAGTAGTAGCGGCCGAAGAACTGGGCGATGAGGCCCAGGCCCATCGGGAACTGGTAGGCCTGCCCGTCGTGCATGGCGAAGACCCGGTGCTGGTAGCCGGTGAAGTCGGTGAAGCGGTTGACGTAGTCCCACACCTTGCGGTTGGAGGTGTGGAACAGGTGCGCGCCGTACTTGTGCACCTCGATCCCGGTCTCCGGCTCGGGCTCGGAGTAGGCGTTGCCGCCGAGGTGGCCGCGGCGCTCCACCACGAGCACGCGCTTGCCGAGCCCGGCGGCGGCGCGTTCGGCGATGGTGAGGCCGAAGAAGCCGGAGCCGACGACGATCAGGTCGTAGCGGCCGGCGGGGGCGGGGGCATGGGCGGGGGCGTTGTCCTCAGTCACGACGGTCACCCTAATGGCCCGGGCGGCCCCGGGCGGGGCGGCCCGCCGAGGCGGGGCCGGTGAAACACCACCA containing:
- a CDS encoding glycosyltransferase, whose amino-acid sequence is MAVEPEASPAGETRLQRILLPAPGEPADVRSLYLLEPEPGRGRVRATSRTSAVLPEGAEVGFETYFNAFPASYWRRWTPLRSVLLRLELSGTARVDLYRSKTDGARIAVTGRVVGDGVTEIEVPLDAFEDGGWIWFDLTCDTEVTLHAAAWHAPAPPGPQRHPDGSLRPAPPARVTVGIPTFNRPADAVAALAALSSDPEVDAVIDAVLMPDQGDRHPADEPDWPEVAGRFGDRLRVLPQGNLGGSGGYSRIMYEALGGPDSDPARATGSPYILYMDDDIAIEPDSVLRALAVARYAGAPMLVGGQMLNLQERSHLHSMGEVVDRGEFMWTSAPHVHYDHDFHAHPLRDRGRHGRNPAGEEIDSRDLHRRIDVDYNGWWMCLIPRVVAEGIGQPLPLFIKWDDAEYGLRAAAAGYPTATWPGIAIWHMAWSDKDDAIDWQAYFHLRNRLIVAALHHDGDTRGLLRSMRRATAKHLLCLEYSTVAVQNEAMRDFLAGPERLFGILESALPKVAAIRRGYPDARVLPTAAELPAPSGIPGVPVRDIGGRLAPVKKAGWLARGLVHSLRRHDPAHHETPQANLTPLEARWFSLSRLDGATVTTADGRGVVYRQRDRATAAELGREALRLQREVAERFDELRGRYRAAHGRLSSRRGWADVFGD
- the glf gene encoding UDP-galactopyranose mutase, encoding MTEDNAPAHAPAPAGRYDLIVVGSGFFGLTIAERAAAGLGKRVLVVERRGHLGGNAYSEPEPETGIEVHKYGAHLFHTSNRKVWDYVNRFTDFTGYQHRVFAMHDGQAYQFPMGLGLIAQFFGRYYSPDEARALIAEQAGEIAVEDAANLEEKAIALIGRPLYEAFIRDYTAKQWQTDPRNLPAGNITRLPVRYDFDNRYFTDDFEGLPVDGYAAWLANMADHELIDVVLDTDWFEVREELRAANPGAPVVYTGPLDRYFDYAEGRLGWRTLDFETEVLDTGDFQGTPVMNYNDADVPWTRIHEFRHFHPERRSYPRDKTVIMREFSRFAGPGDEPYYPINTPEDRAMLARYRERAAAEARDNGVLFGGRLGTYQYLDMHMAIASALTMHENLLTPHFTEGRPLRQDRGH